ACAAAATAAATTTATTTAAAAAATTTAATAAATCATTTAAAATAAGAAGAAAATTTCTTATTATATAAAAGGTTTGTTATGCGTATTGAATTTGATCCCTCCTCTTTTTCCTCTTCAGGTATTCAAAAGGAACAAGAAGTGAGAGAATCTTTAGATCAACTAGAGAATCATCAGGAAGAGTACTTTGAAAAATTTCATCTCTTTTTAAATACTTTCGATAGCGACTTGAATTTAGAAGAGTTACAGCTAAAAAACGCGGGAGAAAGCTTAAAGGTTCTAGCCAATCAGGTCAGAGAACAGATTGAAACTTTAAAGAATCCCTTGTCTATCCAAGCATTTAAAGAAGAATACGAAGCGCAATTCACCGACCTTCATAGCCAACTGGCCGATATGACAGAGCAGGCAGTAAAAAAAGCGAAAGAGGATGTTGAATTAAAATATAAAGAATTAGCTTCCCATCTTCCCATTCCTCCAGCAGCAGCCTTAGAGCTTCAACTGTTAATTGCTCGCTGCAAAACCCTAATCATTGTATCAAGAGAGCAGCTAGAATTGATAAGAAACCTGCGAACAATCGATCTAAAATAAGGATGGCTATTTGAGATCATCTCTCCCTAGCACTCGGATTTAAGCCATTAGCAGTTTTTTAAGACTCTTCTAACTTGAATTCTCTTTATAGAAAAAGCTTGTCTATCGGATAGCAAGCTTTTTCTATATCATCCATCTAATAATGACAGATTTAAAAGGGTTTGGGTGACTTGAATATGCTCATCTGTTGGAACCAGGCAAGCTTGTTTAGGCTCCCTTTCAAATAAACGCCGGGCATTCCCAAACTCAGGTAAATAAGCAGTTTTCATACACTCTCTAAGGACAAAATTCCCTGCATTTGAATGAAATTTTTTAGAGGAACCTGCTGACGATTTTTCCTTTACTTCTGCAAAGACGCTTGTCCGATACTCTGCCATTATTAAATTAGAGCCCGCCGCCAATAGCTTGGCATCTAAAGCGCGAGTGGGAAAAAGCCGATAAAGGGGAGGCCCATTTAAATCATTAGATAGATAAATAATCCCAAAAACTCAAACTCACATCCTTAAAAATTAATCAACAAACTATTTCAAGTATTAAATAAACATTTCTCATAATTGCAATATTAATTTTGCAAATGCATTAATAACGTCTAACTTTCAAAATTTCCTTTTTATTGAACTTTTCAAATCCCCTGTATCGTGTACCTTGCATATTTTCCCTCTCCCTATTAGAATATTTACATTCATATTATTTACTTCTAGAGGGCAAATGGCTGAATTAGATAAGGAAACAATAAAAAAATTGACGCGTCTTTGTCGCATTGATTGCACAGAAGAAGAACAAGAGTCTTTATTAAAAGATTTGAAAAAAATTTTAGATTATATCGAACAGCTTCAAGAGATTGACACGGAAAATGTGCAGCCTTGCAATCATGTTTTAGATGATATTGCGAATGTCATGCGGGAAGATGCCGTAGGCGAGGTCTTGGATCGGGAAGTTTTTTTAGCCAACGCTCCTTCGCATATTGGAGGAATGATCCGCGTTCCGCCCGTCATCAAACAAAATTAAGCTTTAGAGGATCCATGTACAAATTTTCAGCTATTGAAATTCGAGACAAGTTTATTCGGGGAGAGTTAACGGCGGTTTCGATTTTCCAGCATTACTTAGCCCGCATAGCAACGTATGAAAGCCAAGTCGGCGCTTTTATTAAAGTCTATGAAGATAAAATCCTCTCTCAGGCAGAAGCATTGGATAAAAAAAGAAAAAGCAATCAGCCTTTGGGTAAGCTTGCCGGCCTTCCAATTGCCATTAAAGATAATATTCTTGTTAAAGGCGAAATCGCCACTTGCGCCTCCAAATTTCTGACCAATTTCCGCGCGCCTTATCAAGCCAGCGTCATCGATCAGCTTTTGGCCGAAGATGCCTTGATCATCGGTAAAACCAATATGGATGAATTTGCCATGGGTTCATCGACCGAGAATTCTGCGCTGCAAA
The nucleotide sequence above comes from Candidatus Protochlamydia phocaeensis. Encoded proteins:
- the gatC gene encoding Asp-tRNA(Asn)/Glu-tRNA(Gln) amidotransferase subunit GatC; protein product: MAELDKETIKKLTRLCRIDCTEEEQESLLKDLKKILDYIEQLQEIDTENVQPCNHVLDDIANVMREDAVGEVLDREVFLANAPSHIGGMIRVPPVIKQN